ATTTTATAAAATCCTCTTCCTTTTGCGTGTAAGTAGCTCCGTCTGGCGTTACGCGGTGAATATACGCCTGACTTCTTCCCCAGTCGGCCATCATCGGTACGTGATTGTATTTTGCAGGCCAGGTATCTTCATCCATATATAAAGAACCAGTTCCTGAACCACCGCCAAGATCAATCAGTGCAGGAATAATTTCGTCCGTATGATGTTGAAAAAGAACAGGATATCCATATTCGCCGGATTGGATCTGATTGCTGAAACGAATATTCCATCCACCACCGTCATTGGTATTGTCACGGGTAAAAATGTTCATAAATGGGTCAATTGCGACGTCATATATGTTACGCATACCGTGCGTGTAAATTTCCATTTCGGTACCATCAGGACGAACGCGGACGATTCCACCACCAAGCATTGTCATTTTTTTGCCTGAACGGTCAATGGCATCATGGAAACCGAAATCTCCAACAGCAATATAAATCCACCCGTCAATACCCATCCGAATTCCGTTCGTAGCGTGGTCAGTACCACGGCTTTGCAGGAATTTTGGATTACTGATATGTTCGATCAGTGGCTTTGATGGCCCATCCGCAACGCCATCCTTATTTTTATCTTCAAAAACAACAAGATCCATTCCTGTTGCCAGCCCATTTTCTTTTGAAAAAACAGTATGAAGTACATAAACTTTGTCACCCATCGCAATAATTCCGCGCGGATCATCGGCCATGGCGAAAACGGTATGTTTGTCCACTTTACCGTCATTGTCACTATCAACCAGTTTAACAATACTTCCTTTTCCAGGATCTTTTCCTAATGATCCGATCATATCAACCCCAACGAAAACTTCACCTGTTGAAGCAACAGCAAGACAAGCAGGACTTGGAGTCAAATCAGGTCCTGTGAAATTGGTAAGAACCAGCTCACTTGGCCAGCTGGATGCGTTTGGTAATGAATCGATACGCGTTTGCGGAGCTTTCCGGGGTTCATCATTCTCATGCAGCGGATTATACCAGGCAAACATAAGAAAAGCGGAAAACAGACTCAAAGTAATTTTTAACATAATGAAACAGGGTATCCGGGAATAGTATGAACAGAAAAATTAAATGCTAATGTAAAAAGCAGTAACAAACTTTTATTACTTATCGAATCAGCAAAGTTGTGTCTTTAAAACACATTTTACCAAAAACGTTAAATTTTTGGCCGAAATTAGAAAAGAAATAACTCCTATTCAACGCAATTTCTGTTTGCAGTCAAAACAGGATTTAAAATTCTTGTCCATTGATATTATGCAGAATCTAAAAGTGTCAATATTTTTTAATTTTTAAATGACCCGATTACAGCGCTGAATATTTGGCGTAATCAATAACTTAGCTTTTTGGTTTTCGGACTGGGAATATGTTAAAGAGTCATTTATTAGAAAATAATTGCATATGTGTGCCAGAATACTTGTCATAGGAAGTTCCAATACAGATATGGTTATAAAAACCGGGGAGTTTCCCAAACCAGGTCAAACCGTTTTGGGTCAAACTTTCTTAATGAATCCGGGTGGAAAAGGCGCTAATCAGGCAGTCGCTGCCGCGCGACTTGGCGCGGATGTAAGATTCGTCGCAAAAGTCGGCAAGGATATTTTTGGGAAAGAGGCTCTTGAAGAATTTCAAAAGGAAGGTTTGGATACAAAATATATCCTGCAAACTGAGGATTTTCCATCGGGCGTCGCTTCCATTATTGTTAATGAAAATGGTGAAAATCAGATCGTGGTAGCCTCTGGTGCTAATATGGATTTAAAACCATCTGATCTGGGAGATAATATTTTTGATCAAATTGATCTTGTATTACTTCAACTAGAAATCCCGCTTGAAACAATTCAATATATAGTTGCAAAATGTAACGAGTTGAAAATTAAAGTAGTTCTCAATCCGGCTCCGGCAGTGGAATTGCCTGACAGTCTGCTGAGCGGCATTTATCTGATTACTCCAAACGAAACGGAAACGCATCTTTTGACCGGAATTCTTCCTGATTCTCCGGAGGCAATGAAAAAAGCGGCTTTATTTTTCCAGAATAAAGGAATTGAAAATGTCATAATTACTTTGGGGAAAAACGGTATCTATCTTTTCAACGAACAGTTTTCAGAAATTATTCCGGCTGTTCAGGTCCTTGCGGTTGACACGACTGCGGCTGGTGATATTTTTAATGGAGCTGTTGTAAGCGCTTTGGCAGAAGGCAAAAACTGGATTGACGCTTGCCAGTTTGCCTGCAAAGCTTCCGCCATTTCTGTCACCCGGATGGGTGCGCAAAGTTCTGCTCCTTATCAACATGAAATTAATTAAAATGAAAAAAATACCTGTAATTATAGATTGCGATCCTGGCCTTGATGACGCGCTGATGTTAATGCTCGCTTTTGGAAGCGGACGGTTTGATGTAAAAGCAATAACAACTTCGGCAGGAAACCAGACGCAGGACAAAACGCTTTTTAATGCATTGAGATTGATTTCTCTAATGGAAGTGAAAGTGCCGGTTTACCGTGGATGTGAAAAACCACTGCTCAGAGAATTACTGGTTTCAGATCATGTGCACGGAGAAAGTGGCCTGGATGGTGCTGTCTTTCCGGCACCTGTTTCAGAAGCCGAAAGTATTTTGGCGGTTGAAGGAATTGCCAATATTTTGAGAGAAAGTGAAGAAAAAATCACAATTGTTCCTACCGGACCTCTTACCAATATTGCAGCTTTCCTTTTGGCATTTCCAAATTTGAAAAACAAGATCGAAAGGATTTCGCTGATGGGAGGAGGCATTTTCCGCGGCAACATGACACCGCTTGCTGAGTTCAATATTTATGCTGATCCGGAAGCGGCAGCAATTGTTTATGATTCGGGTATACCAATTACCATGTGTGGTTTGGATGTGACCCATAAAGCGGTTGTATTTCAAAAAGATATCGAAACTTTCAGATCCATTGGAAATAAGACAGGTTTGGCTGCCGCAGGTTTGCTGGAATTCTTCTCCATTTTTTACAGAGAAAACCGTATTGAATTGGAAGGCGGCGCGGCCCTACATGATCCCTGCGCAATCGCCTGGCTTCTGAACCCGGATATGTTTAAATCAAAACCATGTTATGTGGCCGTAGAAACTAACGGGAAACTTACTTCGGGAGCCACCGTTGTTGATTATTTCACTGTTCTGCAAAAAGAACCAAATGTGGAAGTTGTATATGATATTGATCGTGAACAATACATTGAAATGCTGGCTGCCGCAATAAAAAATCTTCCCTGACAGTCCGTTTGGCTAAGTATTTGGTAGATTATTAGTAAAACAATGAATCATTAACAGGTATTCGGAGTAAAGTGTGATACTTTTGCGCAATCAAAAAGATTAAAAGAGTTGTTTAAAAGATTTTCTGATCAAAGAAGGCCGGTATAAATGGCTTATTGAGATGTGAATTGAAATTTAATTATGAAGGAGCAATTAAGAAAAGAACAGGCATTGGATTATCATGCCAAAGGAAGACCGGGGAAAATTGAAGTAATTCCTACAAAAGATGCGAAAACCCAGCGGGATTTGTCTCTTGCGTATTCTCCCGGCGTGGCAGAGCCTTGCAAGGAAATTTTCAGAGATGTTGAGGAAGTATATAAATACACCGCCAAAGGTAACCTGGTTGGCGTAATTACAAACGGAACTGCGGTTCTTGGTTTGGGTAATATTGGTCCGGAAGCCAGTAAACCGGTTATGGAAGGTAAGGGCGTTTTGTTCAAGATTTTCTCTGATATCGATGTTTTTGATATTGAAATAAATGAAACAGATCCCGACAAATTTATCCAGATCGTTTTGGCTCTGGAACCGACTTTCGGCGGTATCAATCTGGAAGATATCAAAGCGCCTGAATGTTTTTATATTGAAAAACAATTAAGGCAAAAAATGAAAATTCCGGTCATGCATGATGACCAGCATGGTACTGCGATCATCAGCAGCGCTGCTTTGTTGAACGCCCTGGAATTACAGAAAAAGGAAATTGAAACTGCGAAATTCGTAATTAGTGGGGCAGGAGCAGCCGCAATGTCCTGTGTGCTTTTATATACCTCGCTGGGAGCAAAGCCTGAAAATTTTATTTTGTTTGACAAAGACGGAGTACTTCATGCTTCCCGGACAGACCTTGGCGAAGACAGAATTCCATATACGATTTCTGCAACGCCTGAAATGACACTGGCCTCGGCAATGAAAAATGCGGATGTGTTTTTAGGACTAAGCGTAGGAAATGTGGTGACGCCCGATATGATCAAAAGTATGGCGGACAATCCAATTGTTTTCGCGATGGCAAATCCTGATCCGGAAATTTCTTATGAAGCCGCAACCGGTGCTAGAAGTGACGTAATTATGGCAACGGGAAGAAGTGATTATCCAAATCAGGTTAATAATGTACTTGGATTCCCGTTTATTTTTCGTGGTGCGCTTGATGTAAGGGCAACTCGGATTAATGAAGCAATGAAACTGGCAGCCGTAAAAGCACTGGCTGATTTGGCTAAAAGTGCTGTGCCGGACATCGTGAACCTAGCTTATAACGAAAAGACGATTTCTTTCGGAAAAAACTATATCATTCCAAAACCGCTTGATCCAAGATTATTATCAACCGTTGCACCGGCAGTAGCACTTGCTGCTATGGAAAGTGGCGTGGCTAAAAAACATATTCTGGATTGGGAAGCGTATAAGGAGGAACTGAATCACAGACTTGGCCTTGATAATCAGCTGCTTCGTGTGATCGGAAACAAAGCGCGTCTGGATCCGCGCAGATTGGTATTCGCTGATGCGGACAACTGGAAAGTGTTAAAAGCAGCGCAATTGGTTTTTGATGAAAAAGCAGCATTCCCGATTCTTTTAGGAGAAGAAAACAAGATTAAATCTTTGGCTATCGCAAATGGAATTGATCTGGAAGGAATGGTGATTATTGATCCAAGAAGTGATTCGCAGGCGGAAAACCGGAAGCGGTATTCTAAACTTTATTTTGATAAACGTCAGCGTAAAGGTATCAATGAGTACGAGGCAGAAAAAGCCATGACAGACAGGAATTATTTCGGTTGTATGATGGTGGAAACCGGCGATGCTGATGCAATGATTTCGGGTCTTACCAAAAATTATCCTGACACGATTCGCCCCGCACTTCAAATCATAGGAACAGAAGATGGTGTGAAAAAAATTGCGGGGATGTACCTTTTGATAACTAAAAAAGGTCCGTTATTCCTGGCAGATACAACCGTGAATTTCAATCCGACCGCAGAAGAAGTTGCAGATATTACAGCACTAGCCGCAAGAGAAGTTCAAAATTTCAACCTGACACCGCGTATTGCACTGTTAAGTTATTCCAATTTTGGAAGCAGTAATTCTCCTGAGGCCAAAATTATGTCGGACGCCAGAAAGCTTATCAAAAAGCGAATGCCGTCTTTAATTGTGGACGGTGAAATGCAGGCAAGTGTGGCGCTCAATCCAAAAAACTTGCAGGACAGTTATCCTTTTAGCGAGCTCGTAAATCAGGATGTCAACACCTTAATATTCCCAAATTTGGCTGCTGGCAATATTGCATATAACTTAATGAAGGAAGTTGGGAATGCTGACGCCATTGGCCCGATTTTATTGGGCCTGAAAAAGCCTGTTCATGTTCTTCAGCTAGGGAGTTCGGTCCGTAGTATTTATAACATGGCACTTGTAGCAGTTATTGATGCTCAAATGAAGAGTAAATCAAAAGATATCGAAATTCCCGGGAAGATTTAAGAGATATAAATTAGATCCTGTCCCGATCTGTCCCGGACAGGATTATTTTTATAATCGGGTTATATTTAGCCTGCGCAACAAATCAGCAGTGATATCCGTAATTATATAAAAGGCATAAGTACCCTCATCCGCTTAATAGTTTTTTATTGATCGCCACAACGTTTTTTATATACTTTGTGTCGTAGTAATTGCACAGTGACTCTATTGATTTTTGCACACTTCATGAAATACTTTAAAAATTCTTTAAACTCCTTTATAGAAAAAATTCGCTTTGGGACTTTTTGCAAAGCTGGGATTTTATTCATTTTTCTACCTTTTTATTTGCGGGCACAGGTCACCGTGACGGCTCCTTTGGAACGAGCCGTTTATCAGCGGGATTTAGATAAATCAGCAAATGTTACAATCAGTGGTAGTTATTCCATTTCTGTCGACAAAATTGAAGTGCATGTAGTACCTGTCAATCCCGCGCAGGGAACAGAAATTCCATGGAAAACATTGTTAACCAATCCGACCGGAGGCGTTTTCAGTGGCACTGTCCGAATTGCCGGCGGCTGGTACAGTATTGAGGTCAGAGGTTCAAAAAATGGCGTGATCATTGGAGATCCTGCCAAGATTTCGCGGGTTGGTGTAGGAGAAGTGTTTATCATTTCGGGCCAGTCGAATGCTCAGGGCATCAATTACACAAGCCCGGTAGCAACCGATGAGCGAGTCAATTACATCGATCATAATAATGAAATTACCAATTCACTTGATAATCTGCCGCCACCTTTATTTACCCAGCTCAACAATAGTAACATAACCATGGGGCTTAGAGGACATGGCACCTGGTGTTGGGGAATTCTTGGCGATCTGCTAACAGTCAAATTAAATGTTCCTGTACTTTTCGTCAATACAGCCTGGGAAGGTACAGCCATGCTCAACTGGAATAAAAGCAGTCGCAATGAAGCTACATGGGACGTTGCCAGTGGTTTAATCCAATTTGCACCCCAGATGCCGTATGCGAATGTGCGTCTTTCCATGCAGCATTATGTCAAACAATATGGCGCCAGGGCAATTCTCTGGATGCAGGGAGAATCAGACACTTATCCTTTGAATACCAATTTCAACGATTATAAAAACGGTCTTCAGGACCTGATCAACAAGTTGAGCAGCGATATTAATTTTAAAATACCGTGGGTAATTGCCAGGACTTCCAGAGTTGCAAATCAAAATAAGGTTTCAGTTACAAGTCCATCAATTATTGCAGCTCAAAATGCTGTAATTCAGGATCTTGCTGGTGTTGCTTATGCTGGCCCGGAAACGGATAATCTTTATGTAAGTCGTGGAGGAGATGGAACACATTTTCAGGGAGTTGAGGGAACAACAATTCTTGCCAACGCATGGAATGACGTTTTAAACGATACTTTTTTCTCAACTGTCAATCCTGTTTCAGTTTCAGATGAACCAAAAATTACCAGTACCTGCGCAGCAAATAATACTTCCGTTACGCTCACTTTACCGGATGGCTATCTGAATTATTTCTGGTATACAGTTGTAAACGGAAACTTAAATAGTATTGGCGGTGGTAGAACGATTAATATTTCAAATACCGGAACCTACATAGCCCGGGTTAAGGATGCTTACGGAAACACACTTCTCAGCCAGAAGAT
The nucleotide sequence above comes from Dyadobacter subterraneus. Encoded proteins:
- the rbsK gene encoding ribokinase, whose protein sequence is MCARILVIGSSNTDMVIKTGEFPKPGQTVLGQTFLMNPGGKGANQAVAAARLGADVRFVAKVGKDIFGKEALEEFQKEGLDTKYILQTEDFPSGVASIIVNENGENQIVVASGANMDLKPSDLGDNIFDQIDLVLLQLEIPLETIQYIVAKCNELKIKVVLNPAPAVELPDSLLSGIYLITPNETETHLLTGILPDSPEAMKKAALFFQNKGIENVIITLGKNGIYLFNEQFSEIIPAVQVLAVDTTAAGDIFNGAVVSALAEGKNWIDACQFACKASAISVTRMGAQSSAPYQHEIN
- a CDS encoding nucleoside hydrolase, with product MKKIPVIIDCDPGLDDALMLMLAFGSGRFDVKAITTSAGNQTQDKTLFNALRLISLMEVKVPVYRGCEKPLLRELLVSDHVHGESGLDGAVFPAPVSEAESILAVEGIANILRESEEKITIVPTGPLTNIAAFLLAFPNLKNKIERISLMGGGIFRGNMTPLAEFNIYADPEAAAIVYDSGIPITMCGLDVTHKAVVFQKDIETFRSIGNKTGLAAAGLLEFFSIFYRENRIELEGGAALHDPCAIAWLLNPDMFKSKPCYVAVETNGKLTSGATVVDYFTVLQKEPNVEVVYDIDREQYIEMLAAAIKNLP
- a CDS encoding NADP-dependent malic enzyme, which translates into the protein MKEQLRKEQALDYHAKGRPGKIEVIPTKDAKTQRDLSLAYSPGVAEPCKEIFRDVEEVYKYTAKGNLVGVITNGTAVLGLGNIGPEASKPVMEGKGVLFKIFSDIDVFDIEINETDPDKFIQIVLALEPTFGGINLEDIKAPECFYIEKQLRQKMKIPVMHDDQHGTAIISSAALLNALELQKKEIETAKFVISGAGAAAMSCVLLYTSLGAKPENFILFDKDGVLHASRTDLGEDRIPYTISATPEMTLASAMKNADVFLGLSVGNVVTPDMIKSMADNPIVFAMANPDPEISYEAATGARSDVIMATGRSDYPNQVNNVLGFPFIFRGALDVRATRINEAMKLAAVKALADLAKSAVPDIVNLAYNEKTISFGKNYIIPKPLDPRLLSTVAPAVALAAMESGVAKKHILDWEAYKEELNHRLGLDNQLLRVIGNKARLDPRRLVFADADNWKVLKAAQLVFDEKAAFPILLGEENKIKSLAIANGIDLEGMVIIDPRSDSQAENRKRYSKLYFDKRQRKGINEYEAEKAMTDRNYFGCMMVETGDADAMISGLTKNYPDTIRPALQIIGTEDGVKKIAGMYLLITKKGPLFLADTTVNFNPTAEEVADITALAAREVQNFNLTPRIALLSYSNFGSSNSPEAKIMSDARKLIKKRMPSLIVDGEMQASVALNPKNLQDSYPFSELVNQDVNTLIFPNLAAGNIAYNLMKEVGNADAIGPILLGLKKPVHVLQLGSSVRSIYNMALVAVIDAQMKSKSKDIEIPGKI
- a CDS encoding sialate O-acetylesterase; translated protein: MRAQVTVTAPLERAVYQRDLDKSANVTISGSYSISVDKIEVHVVPVNPAQGTEIPWKTLLTNPTGGVFSGTVRIAGGWYSIEVRGSKNGVIIGDPAKISRVGVGEVFIISGQSNAQGINYTSPVATDERVNYIDHNNEITNSLDNLPPPLFTQLNNSNITMGLRGHGTWCWGILGDLLTVKLNVPVLFVNTAWEGTAMLNWNKSSRNEATWDVASGLIQFAPQMPYANVRLSMQHYVKQYGARAILWMQGESDTYPLNTNFNDYKNGLQDLINKLSSDINFKIPWVIARTSRVANQNKVSVTSPSIIAAQNAVIQDLAGVAYAGPETDNLYVSRGGDGTHFQGVEGTTILANAWNDVLNDTFFSTVNPVSVSDEPKITSTCAANNTSVTLTLPDGYLNYFWYTVVNGNLNSIGGGRTINISNTGTYIARVKDAYGNTLLSQKMVISSSIKPATPTIVQSGSQQVCADSSFTFSINAGNDQYTWYKQGSNDPLISGNSITVSESGNYFVRSQSVFGCLSDNSNVSSLIVRPVIPTPVIAKSGPFTATATINETGLNESYDWKRDEQILTTSTTSSVRTNVTGTYSARARETFAIGTNLLTCYSPFSNELEVITEGESDIVVFPNPGSRDNIYVESRDDISSAEITVYDLLGRVMTFQKQDMKSRVKIPVRNLSSGKYIVRIKGPGIDVTRQIVVL